The window TCGGTTCCCATCCCACACTAAGATAAGCCGACCCTTCTCCCTTAACCTTGGTTAGCTTGGCATCTTGAACTTCCCACAGAACGTCTAATACGGCATATTCATGGTCAGCTCTGTCCTTTGTATTAATTCCCATTTGCCCAAGTTCAGCCACTGTCACCTTTTTAAAGCTTTTAACCGTCATTGAGAAGGTTGCTGATATTTTGTCACTTAGAAAGTCCTTTGTTTCGCTCCAGGTATATTTCTGATTCAATGGAACCGGGTTATTAATACTTCCGAGAACTGTTGAAGGATTAATAAGGTTGTTTGCGGTCTTTTCTCCGTACATGGAGGTTAAATATTTCTTAACCTCAGTTTTCTGACTGGCGTTAAGACTTTTTACCTGAATAGCCTTTGTGGTTGTAGCAACTGCATTATAAGCGTATGTATTCTTGTTTTTTGTTTTAAGATAAACACCTGCGCTAATATTAGAAACATTTAATGCAGTCTTATTGCTGATTACCAGCAAGCCTTGCAGGTTAGCCGTATTCAGCTTCTGTTTTGAATCGTAACCCTTTGAATACTGTGGAGTAAGTATTTTTGCCGTTGAGCCGTTTGGTATGCTCAGCAGCTTGTAGTTAACACCGCTATACTTGTAACTGTTCATATACTGTAGATTTTTTGTTTCAAGGGTCTTTTGATATGCCTTTATTATGTTAAGTTCCGAAGATGTCAATTTTGTTGATGCAGCCGTTACGGGAACAGCCAGCACAGATAAAACGAGACACACACTCAATACTAATGCTAATATCTTTTTCATGTCCAACCTCCTTGGTTTTTATATCCTAAATAGTATCATTGTACCAAAAATTAATCAATATAATGTTCTGATTTTCGATTTCTGAATATAAACAGTATTATAACTGCCAGCAGCATTGCAAAGGACGGTACGGCAGTAGTATAAATGCTTCCGTATCTGCTTACTATCATTCCTGTAAAAATACCCATTACCACTGGCCCCAATGCTCCGGCTCCCATATTAAAAGCCAGCATGGTACTGCTTTTTTCCTCGGTAAGCCTTGTTATGGTATCCCACTTTATATGTTAGTAAGTTTATAGGTTTTATTATATTAATACATATAAGTGAATTTTGTACTTAATACACAACAAAAGCCATCGCAATACATTAATATGTTTTGCAATGGCTTTTACTTTTATAATATTTATATAAATATTATATTAATCCTTTTTCAATTAAAAATTCTTTTGCTACTGCTGACGGTTCCTTTTGAAGCTCATCAACTTTATAATTCAGCTCTATCATAACTTCATTTGTAAGAATGTCTCCCAATTCTTCAATCACAGGCTCTATTTCAGGATACTTTTGGATTATTTCCTCTCTTACCAAAGGAATTGCATAATATGGAGGAAAGAAATTCTTGTCATCCTCTAATGATACAAGATTAAATTTCTTAAGTAATCCATCTGTAGAGAACGCGTCCACTACATCAGTTTCCTTATTTATTAACGCTGTATACCTTGGAGAACCGTCTAACCCTTTGGCATCCTTAAATTTAAAATTATACTTTTTTGTAATTCCTAAAAGTCCGTCTTCCCGATTAAGAAATTCCAAGGTTGTTCCTACTGTTAAATTTGGGGCTACCCTTGCCATGTCACTAATTGACTTTAAATTATATTTTTTAGATGTTTCATTTGTAACTGCAAGAACATAGGTATTGTTGAAGCCCATTTGCTTTAGTACACTGATATTGAACTTTTCTTTGAAATCCTTTTTGACGGTATTATATACCTTTTTCATATCTGATATGGGCGGATACTTCAAGGTGTCTCCATATGCCGTACCACTATAGTCAAAGTATAAATCAATATCTCCTGACTTGAGAGCTGAAAAACACACCTGAGTTCCTCCCAGATTTACTTTCCTTTCTACATTCAAATCAGTTTTTTCTTCAATAAGGTCAGCAAACATATTTACAAGTATATGCTGCTCAGTAAAATCTTTTCCCGCAATACGTATTACTTTTCCGTCACTTCCTAAGCTGGAAATTATGGTTGAAAATATAATAATAACTGTCAGAAGTCCCGCCAGTGACAATACTATTTTATTATACCTTCTTTCCTTCCTTTGCTTTTCTTTGGATTTTTTATTTTTTTGCAGACTGATTGGAGTAACCATTTTTTCAATCAAGCCTACAAGATAATCCACCAAAAGCGCAAGCAGACATGCAGGAATAGCACCTGCCAGAATCTGGTTGTTATTTACTGTTCTTATACCCGAAAAAACTAAAAAGCCCAGTCCTCCGGCACCAATAAACGCAGCTATGGTCATCAGTCCAACTGCCGTTACCGCTGAAATTCTGACTCCTGCCATTATTACAGGCAATGCCAGAGGAATTTGTATTTTTGTTAATATCTGAAATTTCGTAAGACCTATTCCACGGGCAGCCTCCAGTGTCAGCGGATTAATATTCTGTATTCCCGTAAACGTATTTTTAATAATAGGTAAAAGAGAATACAGTATTACCATTACTACCGCAGGAAGTGTACCTATCCCTAAAAAGGGAATGGAAAATCCAAGCAGAGCCATACTTGGAATTGCCTGAATTACGTTAGCAAAACCTAATACCGGTCTATTTAATTTTTTTACATAACTAATTAATATTCCAAGTGGTACACCCAACATTATGGCAAATCCTACAGCAATTACTGTAAGCTTAACATGCTCAACAAGAAGATTCAGTATTTGGGTTTTATTTAGTACTAAATAATCAATAAAATTCATATAAAACCTCCTTTTCTAAATAAATTACTCCAAATTTTCCATATCCAAGTACTGCTGACTCAGAGTAGTAACAAGGCTGCTCTTAGTTACCAATCCCATAAGTTTTCCGCTTTCGCTGAGGACCGGGACTGCGGATGCATGCCTTTCGTCAACTATTTTTAAAATATCTATAATTGAGTCATCTTCATGGACACTTGGAAATTTAGTAGACATAATATTTCCAACATTTATTGTACGGTCACTCTGACTTTGTATCTTCCTTGCACTTGCTATACCTATCAGCCTTTTTGTTTTCTCTTCAATTACCAGCAGACTGTCCACCTTTTCTTTACGCATTCTCTCAATACATCTGAGAAGTGTCATATTACTATGACAGGTTATCGGAGTATCAATCATAATATCTTTTGCCTTTATAAATTCAGGAGAAGCCCATATTCTGTTTTTTCCTACAAATTCTGACACAAATTCATTGTTTGGATTTTTTAATATATTTTCAGGTGTATCATATTGTAGTATCTCTCCGTCTTTCATAATACATATCTTGTCCGATATCTTGATTGCCTCGTCCATATCATGTGTAACAAAGACTATTGTCTTTTTTATGGATGACTGTATATTTATAAGCTCATCTTGCAGGCTGACTCTAGTCATTGGGTCAAGTGCCGAAAATGGCTCATCCATCAGTATAATCTCCGGGTCTGTGGCAAATGCTCTTGCTACTCCAACCCTCTGCTGCTGGCCACCGCTTATTTCTGATGGATACCTGTCAAGAAAATCTTCTGATTCCATGCCTACCATTTCTAATAATTCGTAAGTGCGTTTTTTTATTTCCGTAGCATCTTTTTTCTGAACCTTAGGAATCAGCTCAATATTCTCTTTTATTGTCATATGAGGAAATAAGCCTGTTTGTTGAATTACATATCCCATATTTCTTCTCAGCTTTATAATATCTTTTTTTTCTATATCCTCTCCATTTATAAATATCTTTCCTGATGAAGGTTTGATTAGGCGGTTAATCATTTTTAAAGTAGTTGTCTTGCCACAGCCACTTTCTCCGATAAATGAAACCAATTGGCCTTTTTCAATTTCCAGAGAAATGTTTTTTAGTACAGTTTTATCTTTATATTTTTTTGATATATTTTCAAATCGAATCATTTTGCCTTCCTTTCCCAATCAAATTCTAGTGACAACTTTATTATACATTTAAGTTGTCACTTTTGTCAAATTGCCCAAAAAAACCTCCTATTGTATTAACTTTTACAATGGAGGTTTTATTCAGAAACATTATTATATTGAAATTTTATGGATATAAGAATTTTTGTACTCTTTCAAAACAATTTTCATCCCCTATAAAATATACTATATCTCCTGATAAAAATATTGCATACGGTCCGGGGGACAGCAATAGCTTAGTTTCTCTTTTGATAGCAACTATTGTTGCATTTGTCTTGTGCCAGAAATTTGTTTCAGATGCTGTTCGGTTTAAATACGGAGTATTCTGAGTAATCTCTATTTCAAATGGTGTAAAAGGATTTATGGAGCGAAAACGGTCTGTCTTCTCTATAAGCTTTGACAGGCAATCATTAAAAAATTGTAATTCTTTTGATTGCCGTTCCATGCTGTCCTGAATATCCTTTTTCAAATTATTTACTGTTTGTATTTCATGGTAATGCCTAACAAAATCCACAGCTTTTTCATAGGACTTAATTATTACGCCATTTCCAATTTCAGTCTCTACTATCCCCAAATCAGTCAAAACGCATATGGCACGCCTTGCTGTTTCAGCGGATACTCCGTATTGACTTGCTATGGAAGACCGCGCATATATTTTTTCTCCTACCGAATAGGATTTGCTTGCAATTTTAGAAGCAACATCGGCAGCAATCTGCTGATATCTTGGATTTGTAATTCTAACACCCTTCTCCATCTACATTTCTCCTTAATCAATATAATGTTCTGATTTTCGATTTCTGAACATAAACAGTATTATAACAGCCAGCAGCATTGCAAAGGACGGTACGGCAGTAGTATAAATGCTTCCGTATCTGCTTACTATCATTCCTGTAAAGATACCCATTACCACAGGTCCCAATGCTCCGGCTCCCATATTAAACGCCAGCATTGTACTGCTTTTTTCCCCTGTAAGCCTCGTAATCCAAATAATAAGCAAAGGATAAAAAGGTGCGCACGAAAATCCTGCAAGCGCTATCCAGAATATTGCCATACCCTGATTTGAAAAGATAACCATAACCAAGGATAGTATTGCCATTAATCCTTGTACCAGTAATATCCTGACCATATCAAACCTTTTAATCAGCTTAACCGAAAGAGTTCTCCCCACAAACATAGCAGCCCATATGAAAATACTTGCGGCAATTCCTGAAATCTTTCCGTAGCCACGGCTTTCAAAAAACATTGGTGCAAACCCCCAAAGTCCCGTTTCTGCCGCAACATATAAAAATAGTG of the Ruminiclostridium papyrosolvens DSM 2782 genome contains:
- a CDS encoding glycine betaine ABC transporter substrate-binding protein; protein product: MNFIDYLVLNKTQILNLLVEHVKLTVIAVGFAIMLGVPLGILISYVKKLNRPVLGFANVIQAIPSMALLGFSIPFLGIGTLPAVVMVILYSLLPIIKNTFTGIQNINPLTLEAARGIGLTKFQILTKIQIPLALPVIMAGVRISAVTAVGLMTIAAFIGAGGLGFLVFSGIRTVNNNQILAGAIPACLLALLVDYLVGLIEKMVTPISLQKNKKSKEKQRKERRYNKIVLSLAGLLTVIIIFSTIISSLGSDGKVIRIAGKDFTEQHILVNMFADLIEEKTDLNVERKVNLGGTQVCFSALKSGDIDLYFDYSGTAYGDTLKYPPISDMKKVYNTVKKDFKEKFNISVLKQMGFNNTYVLAVTNETSKKYNLKSISDMARVAPNLTVGTTLEFLNREDGLLGITKKYNFKFKDAKGLDGSPRYTALINKETDVVDAFSTDGLLKKFNLVSLEDDKNFFPPYYAIPLVREEIIQKYPEIEPVIEELGDILTNEVMIELNYKVDELQKEPSAVAKEFLIEKGLI
- a CDS encoding ABC transporter ATP-binding protein (Members of the family are the ATP-binding subunit of ABC transporters for substrates such as betaine, L-proline or other amino acids, choline, carnitine, etc. The substrate specificity is best determined from the substrate-binding subunit, rather than this subunit, as it interacts with the permease subunit and not with substrate directly.), whose amino-acid sequence is MIRFENISKKYKDKTVLKNISLEIEKGQLVSFIGESGCGKTTTLKMINRLIKPSSGKIFINGEDIEKKDIIKLRRNMGYVIQQTGLFPHMTIKENIELIPKVQKKDATEIKKRTYELLEMVGMESEDFLDRYPSEISGGQQQRVGVARAFATDPEIILMDEPFSALDPMTRVSLQDELINIQSSIKKTIVFVTHDMDEAIKISDKICIMKDGEILQYDTPENILKNPNNEFVSEFVGKNRIWASPEFIKAKDIMIDTPITCHSNMTLLRCIERMRKEKVDSLLVIEEKTKRLIGIASARKIQSQSDRTINVGNIMSTKFPSVHEDDSIIDILKIVDERHASAVPVLSESGKLMGLVTKSSLVTTLSQQYLDMENLE
- a CDS encoding TrkA C-terminal domain-containing protein produces the protein MEKGVRITNPRYQQIAADVASKIASKSYSVGEKIYARSSIASQYGVSAETARRAICVLTDLGIVETEIGNGVIIKSYEKAVDFVRHYHEIQTVNNLKKDIQDSMERQSKELQFFNDCLSKLIEKTDRFRSINPFTPFEIEITQNTPYLNRTASETNFWHKTNATIVAIKRETKLLLSPGPYAIFLSGDIVYFIGDENCFERVQKFLYP